The sequence below is a genomic window from Ciceribacter thiooxidans.
GCCATGATCATGGTGTTGGTGATGCTCATGATCGTGAAAATGGTCATGGCCATGCGGATGCGCGTGGTCGTGATGATCGTGGTGATGATGGTCGCCGTGATGATGTCCGTGCCCGTGAGCGTGGCCATGACCCTTTTCGACAACGGGCTCCGTCCCGCAACCGCATACCGTGCACATTATATCACCTCCAAATCCCTGATCTTCAATTCGTCGCCTGCCGTCATCTGCACATGATACTGCCCGCATTCCGGACAGGCCCCGAACCGCTCCGCGAGCGGCACCGTCTTGCCGCAGTCGAGGCACCAGCCTTCACCTGCCACCCGGTTGATGCGCAGCTCCGCTTCTTCGGCGAAGCTGCCGCGACGAACCGCGTCGTAGCAGAAGAAAAGTGCGTCGGGGTCGACGTGGCTCAGCACGCCGACATCGAGGCGGATCACCTGCACCCTGGCGGCGCCGGCCTTTTGCGCCGTCTCGCAGGCGATCTCCACGACACTTTCCATCAGCGACATCTCATGCATGCGCTGCCTCCTTCAACCTGATCTCGAACGCCACGCAGGGATCGAAGAGCGCCGCAAGCTGCGAAACCGTGGTGCGGGCGGTCTCACCCTCCCCGATGCGGCTCGACAACAGCGTTTCGACGAAGGGTCCGGCGGGGTGAAAATTCCACTCCGTCGGAGCGAGGATGCGATAGGCAGAAAGCCTGCCGTCCGCGCCGATCTCCGCCTCGTGATAAAGCCTCCCCCGCGCGCACTCGACCGCGCCAAAGCCGGTATTGTGGGACAACTCCCCCTGGCGCATCAAGCCCGCGATATCCTCTGCCTTTCCTTCCGCGAGCGCCCGCATCGCATTCAGGCTCTCGCGGACATCCTCGAGACGCGCGGAGAACCGGGCAGCGAAATGCGGACCGTGCACTGGCAGGATGCCGCCGAGGCGGGCATAGGCGCCGGTCTCGACCACCCGTCCGTCGAGATGCGGCCGCGCGCAGAAGCCGGCATCGCGGCGCATGAGGTCCGCGACCACATCGTCCTCGTCGGGCGAGAGCGCGTCCGCGGCCCGGCGGGGGAAACTGTCGATGCCCCGCAATTCGGCGAGGATCGCGCCGCACAGGGTATCTGCGGACGGAAGTTCCGCCTTCCCCGCACCCAGCGCAGCCGCGGCATCCGTCAGCGTCGCCACGGATACGGCCGTCTCGACGTTCGTTGCCGCTCCGGCGATGATTGATTGCGAGGCGGCAAGCGCCTTGCGCAGCGCGGGTGCAGCCTGGGCGGCAAAGCGCGCACCGGTATTTGTCGGCCATTGCATGACGAGCGCGCGCAGTGTCTCGAACACCCGCTCCGCCAGCACGCCCATGGCGAGATTGCGCCGCCTGTCACCCGACACCGGCTCACCTCTTGCTGCGGCGACGGCGAGCGTCGATGCCGTCGACTGGGCAAAGCCGCAAAGAGAGAAGAGCCGACCCGCGAGCTGTGGTGCCTCCTGCGGATTTCGGCCGACGAACATCTGCGCCAGTCCCTGCGGACGATCGGCGGAAAGCGCGACCGCGCAGACCTGCCCGCGCGATACGGTCACGTCGATCCTGATCGAGCCGGCGCCGAGCGCGAAGGTCATGGCTGCGCCTCCTCGCGGGAGCCGAAATGCCCTCGCAGGAGGTCGCGCCGATTGACCGCAGGTGCCGACGGTGGTGGCTCGGCGAGCGCCTCGGGATCGAAGAAGGCGTCGGCCGCTTCCATGGCGGTCGCGACTGCCGCTTCCATCGTCGAAAATTCGAAGACCGGCGAGAAGAGCGAGCAGGCGTCCACCCGGCCGATACCCTCCAGCTCACCGGCGATCAGCTCGACTTCGCCCGCGGGAAGGAAGGCACGCACCGTCGTGCCGTTTGCCGCCGGCGGGCTTTCCGTTCCGGGCAGATCGACCGCGAGCAGGTTCATGAACCACGGCGTGACGACGACACCGAAGGCGCGGCCGCCCCAGGGACGGAAGCCGCAGCTTGCGACGCCGAGCGCGGCATTGCAGATCGGCACGTCGGCCATCGCCGTCTCGGCGATCGCGCGGTAACGTACCTCCAGCCGCCGCGCGATCTCGGCCGCCTGCATCTCCGCGGTCTGCCGGTCCGCTTCAGCGTCCATCGCCGAGCCTCATAAACTTTTCCTGCGGGGCATCGCAGTTCGGGCAGCGCCAGTCCGGCGGCAGGTCGGCAAAGGCCGTCCCGATGTCGATCTGCCAGACGG
It includes:
- the hypA gene encoding hydrogenase maturation nickel metallochaperone HypA yields the protein MHEMSLMESVVEIACETAQKAGAARVQVIRLDVGVLSHVDPDALFFCYDAVRRGSFAEEAELRINRVAGEGWCLDCGKTVPLAERFGACPECGQYHVQMTAGDELKIRDLEVI
- a CDS encoding nickel-dependent hydrogenase large subunit, whose protein sequence is MTFALGAGSIRIDVTVSRGQVCAVALSADRPQGLAQMFVGRNPQEAPQLAGRLFSLCGFAQSTASTLAVAAARGEPVSGDRRRNLAMGVLAERVFETLRALVMQWPTNTGARFAAQAAPALRKALAASQSIIAGAATNVETAVSVATLTDAAAALGAGKAELPSADTLCGAILAELRGIDSFPRRAADALSPDEDDVVADLMRRDAGFCARPHLDGRVVETGAYARLGGILPVHGPHFAARFSARLEDVRESLNAMRALAEGKAEDIAGLMRQGELSHNTGFGAVECARGRLYHEAEIGADGRLSAYRILAPTEWNFHPAGPFVETLLSSRIGEGETARTTVSQLAALFDPCVAFEIRLKEAAHA
- the hybE gene encoding [NiFe]-hydrogenase assembly chaperone HybE produces the protein MDAEADRQTAEMQAAEIARRLEVRYRAIAETAMADVPICNAALGVASCGFRPWGGRAFGVVVTPWFMNLLAVDLPGTESPPAANGTTVRAFLPAGEVELIAGELEGIGRVDACSLFSPVFEFSTMEAAVATAMEAADAFFDPEALAEPPPSAPAVNRRDLLRGHFGSREEAQP
- a CDS encoding rubredoxin gives rise to the protein MSGFENFGKRETMDAADRMECGICWHVYDPAEGDPVWQIDIGTAFADLPPDWRCPNCDAPQEKFMRLGDGR